In Flavivirga abyssicola, the following are encoded in one genomic region:
- the dxs gene encoding 1-deoxy-D-xylulose-5-phosphate synthase, with the protein MQELLNTIHSPKELRLLSQKDLPQLAKELREFIINIVATKEGHLGASLGVVELTIALHYIFNTPEDQLIWDVGHQAYGHKILTGRKDIFHTNRQIGGLSGFPKREESNYDAFGVGHSSTSISAALGMAIASLLKGDTKKQHIAIIGDASIASGMAFEGLNHAGVTDANLLVILNDNAIGIDPSVGALKQYLTNVKKGTQKQDNIFEALNFDYSGPIDGHDIDLIISELKRLKTIQGPKFLHIITTKGKGLKQAEEDQVKYHAPGKFNAQTGDLIVKSETIQPPKYQDVFGHTIVELAKQNKKIVGITPAMPTGSSLKYMMDEIPERAFDVGIAEQHAVTLAAGMVTQGLIPFCNIYSTFLQRAYDQVIHDVALQKLPVIFCLDRAGLVGEDGATHHGVYDLSYLRCIPNLIIFSPRNEIELRNIMYTVQLDLEHPIAIRYPRGRGVTIDWKQPFSKIEIGKGIQLKKGNNLAILSIGAMAKNISKAIQKCKTPKDVAHYDMCFVKPLDEILLHDIFTTYNTIITIEDHVVKGGFGSAILEFAAANNYKNTINTLGIPDNFVEHGSVNKLQQSIGLDAESLTRYINDFL; encoded by the coding sequence ATGCAAGAATTATTAAATACTATTCACTCACCAAAAGAACTTCGTCTTTTAAGCCAAAAAGACTTACCTCAACTTGCAAAAGAGTTACGTGAGTTCATCATTAATATCGTAGCTACTAAAGAAGGCCATTTAGGAGCTAGTTTAGGCGTTGTGGAATTAACCATTGCGTTGCATTATATTTTTAATACGCCCGAAGACCAGCTCATTTGGGATGTAGGCCATCAGGCTTACGGACATAAAATACTAACTGGAAGAAAAGACATTTTTCATACGAATAGACAAATTGGTGGACTAAGTGGTTTCCCTAAACGAGAAGAAAGCAATTATGATGCTTTTGGGGTTGGACACTCTTCTACATCGATTTCTGCCGCTCTGGGCATGGCCATTGCCTCACTATTAAAGGGTGATACTAAAAAACAACACATCGCCATTATTGGAGATGCTTCAATAGCAAGCGGTATGGCTTTTGAAGGCCTAAATCATGCTGGTGTAACGGATGCCAATTTACTGGTTATTTTAAATGATAATGCCATTGGTATAGACCCTAGCGTTGGGGCATTAAAACAGTATTTAACCAATGTCAAAAAAGGGACTCAAAAGCAAGACAATATTTTTGAGGCTTTAAATTTTGATTACTCTGGCCCAATCGATGGACATGATATAGACCTTATCATTTCAGAATTAAAACGTTTAAAAACTATCCAAGGGCCTAAGTTTTTACATATTATTACCACAAAAGGCAAAGGTTTAAAACAAGCTGAAGAGGATCAGGTTAAATACCATGCTCCTGGAAAATTTAATGCTCAAACTGGTGATCTGATTGTAAAATCTGAAACCATTCAACCTCCCAAATACCAAGATGTATTTGGACATACTATTGTAGAATTAGCAAAACAAAATAAAAAAATTGTAGGTATTACACCTGCCATGCCAACCGGTAGCTCATTAAAATATATGATGGATGAAATTCCTGAACGTGCTTTTGATGTTGGTATTGCCGAACAGCATGCCGTGACATTAGCTGCCGGAATGGTAACTCAAGGCTTGATTCCTTTTTGTAATATTTATTCAACTTTTTTGCAACGTGCTTACGATCAGGTAATACATGATGTAGCACTACAAAAACTACCTGTTATTTTTTGTTTGGATCGTGCTGGATTGGTTGGAGAAGATGGCGCTACACATCATGGTGTTTATGATTTATCGTATTTGAGGTGCATTCCTAATCTTATTATCTTTTCTCCTAGAAATGAAATCGAGTTACGTAACATCATGTACACGGTTCAATTAGATTTAGAACACCCTATAGCAATTCGTTATCCTCGTGGACGTGGAGTTACAATAGATTGGAAACAGCCGTTTTCTAAAATAGAAATAGGCAAGGGTATACAGCTTAAAAAAGGAAATAACCTAGCTATTTTAAGTATTGGAGCTATGGCTAAAAATATAAGCAAGGCTATTCAAAAATGCAAAACACCGAAAGATGTTGCACATTACGACATGTGTTTTGTAAAACCTTTAGATGAGATACTCTTACATGATATCTTTACAACGTATAATACTATTATCACTATTGAAGATCATGTTGTAAAAGGCGGATTTGGAAGTGCTATCTTAGAATTTGCAGCAGCAAATAATTATAAAAACACGATAAATACATTGGGTATTCCCGATAATTTTGTTGAACATGGAAGTGTTAACAAGTTACAACAGTCTATTGGATTGGATGCTGAAAGTTTGACAAGGTATATTAATGATTTTTTGTGA
- a CDS encoding nucleoside deaminase, which yields MIEPFDDTYFMKKALQEAEAAFEKGEVPVGAVIVIDNKIIARGHNLTETLIDVTAHAEMQAITAAAHFLGGKYLKKCTLYVTLEPCQMCAGALYWSQISNIVYGARDEERGCIALNTKLHPKTNIKGGVMAEEASELMKRFFIEKRNLN from the coding sequence ATGATAGAACCTTTTGATGATACTTATTTTATGAAAAAAGCACTTCAGGAAGCTGAAGCGGCTTTTGAAAAAGGAGAAGTTCCAGTTGGAGCAGTTATTGTTATTGACAATAAAATAATCGCCAGAGGACACAATTTAACGGAAACATTAATTGATGTAACAGCACATGCAGAAATGCAAGCGATTACGGCAGCAGCCCATTTTTTAGGAGGTAAGTATCTAAAAAAATGTACATTGTACGTTACCCTAGAACCTTGCCAAATGTGTGCAGGTGCTTTGTATTGGAGCCAGATTTCTAACATCGTTTATGGAGCCAGAGATGAAGAACGTGGTTGCATTGCTCTAAACACAAAATTACATCCTAAAACCAATATTAAAGGGGGTGTTATGGCAGAAGAAGCTTCTGAACTCATGAAGCGGTTCTTTATTGAAAAACGGAATTTGAACTAA
- a CDS encoding chloride channel protein gives MPLSSKSLLRKFLIWKYKHISELQFIYILSVLVGFLAGMGTVVLKNLTHYIRLLFELDFFNNYQNSLYFIFPIIGLLLVYTIKQIWLKKHIGHGISSTLYAISKLNGIIPRYNIYAALITAPLTVGFGGSVGLQGPAVSVGSALGSNAARLFHMNTKTRMLLIGCAAAGAMASMFKAPIAAIIFAVEIFSLDIAFTSLVPLLLASVSAVVTSYMFLGTDVLLRFELTDKFEINDIVFYIVLGLVTGMASVYFSKVFFGITNFFKKFESRAKRLLIGGIAIGSILYFIPPLYGEGYGIMNNLLKGDHLSAIGTTPFNLDLSNIWIVIALLLGISVFKAIAMTTTFGAGGVGGVFIPTLVMGSALGNAFAKIINNIGLDFHVSESNFTLIGMTGLMAGVLHAPLTAIFLIAEITGGYELFVPLMIVSTISFAMTKYYVSHSIYTLKLAERGELMTHDKDQNVLMVLDIDKVIETNFIILKPEMKLGDILKKAVAKSSRNHFPVVNDAHEFLGVIRLDDVRHIMFNSNLYDKVEASSLMHADADIIIYEEHSMNDIMDKFKSSGAWNLPVVKHGKYYGYISKSKLLTAYRQQLINFTK, from the coding sequence ATGCCTCTAAGTAGTAAAAGCCTTTTACGCAAGTTTTTAATCTGGAAATACAAGCATATTTCTGAGCTCCAATTTATTTATATTCTTAGTGTTCTGGTTGGTTTTTTAGCAGGAATGGGCACCGTAGTCTTAAAAAACTTAACGCATTATATTCGATTACTTTTTGAATTAGATTTCTTTAATAACTACCAGAACTCACTTTACTTTATATTTCCAATAATTGGTCTTTTGCTTGTTTATACGATCAAACAAATTTGGTTAAAAAAGCATATTGGGCATGGTATTTCTTCCACCTTATATGCGATTTCAAAACTAAACGGTATCATCCCGAGGTATAATATTTATGCTGCACTAATCACAGCACCTTTAACAGTTGGTTTTGGTGGATCTGTAGGTTTACAAGGACCTGCTGTTAGTGTAGGATCTGCTCTGGGGTCTAATGCTGCGCGTTTGTTCCACATGAATACTAAAACGAGGATGCTTTTAATTGGCTGCGCTGCTGCCGGTGCTATGGCTTCTATGTTTAAAGCGCCCATTGCTGCTATTATTTTTGCTGTTGAAATATTTAGTTTGGATATTGCTTTCACCTCATTAGTTCCACTTTTATTAGCATCTGTTTCGGCTGTAGTGACTTCCTATATGTTTTTGGGAACGGATGTTTTATTACGATTTGAACTCACCGATAAATTTGAAATTAACGACATTGTATTCTATATCGTTTTGGGCCTAGTAACTGGTATGGCTTCTGTATATTTTTCAAAAGTATTTTTTGGCATAACTAACTTCTTTAAGAAATTTGAAAGTCGTGCCAAACGATTGTTAATTGGTGGTATTGCTATCGGTTCTATATTATACTTTATTCCCCCTCTTTACGGTGAAGGTTACGGTATTATGAATAACCTCTTAAAAGGCGATCACCTATCTGCTATAGGCACCACACCTTTTAATTTAGACTTATCTAATATATGGATTGTTATCGCACTATTACTTGGTATTAGTGTGTTTAAAGCTATTGCTATGACGACCACTTTTGGTGCTGGTGGTGTTGGCGGTGTTTTTATCCCAACACTTGTTATGGGTAGTGCTCTTGGTAATGCTTTTGCGAAAATCATTAATAATATTGGCTTAGATTTTCACGTATCAGAATCGAATTTCACCTTAATTGGCATGACAGGGTTAATGGCAGGGGTATTACACGCACCGCTTACAGCGATCTTCCTTATTGCTGAAATCACAGGCGGATATGAGCTGTTTGTACCTTTAATGATTGTATCGACCATTTCATTTGCCATGACCAAATATTATGTTTCTCATTCTATTTATACACTTAAACTGGCAGAACGCGGTGAATTGATGACCCATGATAAAGACCAAAATGTATTAATGGTTTTGGATATTGATAAAGTCATAGAAACCAATTTTATCATATTAAAACCAGAAATGAAACTTGGTGATATATTAAAAAAGGCTGTTGCAAAATCGTCACGAAATCATTTCCCTGTGGTTAATGATGCCCATGAGTTTTTAGGTGTTATTCGTTTAGATGATGTGAGGCATATTATGTTCAACTCCAACCTTTATGACAAGGTTGAGGCTTCAAGCTTAATGCATGCAGATGCCGATATTATTATTTATGAAGAACATTCTATGAATGATATTATGGACAAATTTAAAAGCAGTGGTGCATGGAATTTACCTGTTGTTAAACATGGGAAATATTACGGGTATATCTCAAAATCTAAATTACTTACGGCTTACAGGCAGCAATTGATTAATTTTACAAAATAG
- the aspS gene encoding aspartate--tRNA ligase, with the protein MYRSHNCGELKAANINEEVTLAGWVQKSRDKGFIVWIDLRDRYGITQLVFDEERTSKEMLQQAQNLGREFVIQVKGTVIERASKNPNIPTGDIEILVSELNILNEAILPPFTIEDKTDGGEDLRMKYRYLDIRRNPVKESLIFRHKVTQEVRNYLSEEGFIEVETPYLIKSTPEGARDFVVPSRMNEGEFYALPQSPQTFKQLLMVGGMDKYFQIVKCFRDEDLRADRQPEFTQIDCEMAFIEQEDILNAFEGLTRHLLKKVNGVDIEKFPRMLYDDAMRLYGNDKPDIRFGMEFGELNAVAQHKDFGVFNNAELVVGIAVPGGNSYTRKEIDKLIDWVKRPQVGALGMVYCRCNDDGSFKSSVDKFYDQEDLAKWAEVTHAKAGDLICVLSGNTNKVRTQLSALRMELAERLGLRKPDEFAPLWVMDFPLLEWDEDTERYHAMHHPFTSPKPGQLELLKTNPGDVKANAYDLVLNGNEIGGGSIRIHDKETQSLMFDYLGFTPEEAKAQFGFLMDAFQYGAPPHGGLAFGLDRLVAILGGQETIRDFIAFPKNNSGRDVMIDAPAPIDDEQLTELSLKLNLKS; encoded by the coding sequence ATGTATAGAAGTCATAATTGTGGTGAATTAAAAGCTGCAAATATAAATGAAGAAGTCACCCTGGCGGGCTGGGTTCAGAAGTCTCGTGATAAAGGGTTTATTGTTTGGATAGATTTACGAGATCGTTATGGAATTACACAATTGGTTTTTGATGAAGAGCGTACTTCGAAAGAGATGCTGCAACAAGCTCAAAACCTGGGCCGTGAATTTGTAATTCAAGTTAAAGGCACTGTTATTGAACGTGCTTCAAAAAACCCTAATATACCAACTGGAGATATTGAAATATTAGTTTCTGAATTAAATATATTAAACGAAGCTATACTTCCCCCTTTTACCATAGAAGATAAAACAGATGGTGGTGAGGATTTACGTATGAAATATCGCTATTTAGATATTCGTAGAAACCCTGTAAAAGAGAGTTTAATTTTTAGGCACAAAGTCACTCAGGAAGTTAGAAACTATTTATCTGAAGAAGGTTTTATTGAAGTTGAAACGCCTTATTTAATTAAGTCGACACCTGAAGGCGCTCGCGATTTTGTAGTACCATCGCGTATGAATGAAGGTGAGTTTTACGCCTTACCTCAATCACCACAAACTTTTAAGCAATTGCTTATGGTTGGTGGTATGGATAAATATTTTCAAATTGTAAAATGTTTTAGAGATGAAGATTTGCGTGCTGATAGACAACCAGAATTCACACAAATAGATTGTGAAATGGCGTTTATTGAGCAAGAAGATATTTTAAATGCTTTTGAAGGGTTAACACGTCATCTGCTTAAAAAAGTGAATGGTGTTGACATAGAAAAATTTCCAAGAATGCTTTATGATGATGCGATGCGTTTATATGGCAACGATAAACCAGACATTCGTTTTGGTATGGAATTTGGCGAGCTTAATGCCGTTGCACAACATAAAGATTTTGGTGTTTTTAATAATGCAGAACTGGTTGTTGGAATTGCAGTTCCTGGAGGAAATAGTTATACCAGAAAAGAGATAGATAAATTAATTGATTGGGTAAAACGCCCACAAGTTGGCGCTTTAGGCATGGTATATTGCCGTTGTAATGATGATGGCTCTTTTAAATCTTCGGTCGATAAGTTTTACGATCAAGAAGACTTGGCAAAATGGGCAGAAGTTACCCATGCAAAAGCAGGCGATTTAATTTGTGTATTATCTGGTAATACAAATAAAGTACGTACACAATTAAGTGCCTTACGTATGGAATTAGCCGAACGTTTAGGTTTACGTAAACCAGATGAGTTTGCACCACTATGGGTTATGGACTTTCCTTTATTAGAATGGGATGAAGATACAGAACGCTACCATGCCATGCATCACCCATTTACCTCACCAAAACCTGGACAATTAGAATTATTAAAAACGAATCCCGGTGATGTAAAAGCCAATGCTTACGATTTAGTTTTAAATGGAAACGAAATTGGAGGGGGTTCTATAAGGATTCATGATAAGGAAACACAATCTTTAATGTTTGATTATTTAGGGTTTACCCCAGAGGAAGCCAAAGCGCAATTTGGGTTTTTAATGGATGCCTTTCAATATGGTGCACCGCCGCATGGTGGTTTAGCTTTTGGATTGGATAGATTGGTTGCTATTTTAGGCGGACAAGAAACCATTAGAGATTTTATTGCGTTCCCTAAAAACAATTCTGGAAGAGACGTTATGATAGATGCGCCTGCTCCAATTGACGATGAACAGTTAACAGAGTTAAGTTTAAAACTTAATTTGAAATCATAA
- a CDS encoding TonB-dependent receptor: protein MSKFLQFKLFLTLLFFIPVMAFSQQVSGTVTDGETNLPLAGANIIIKGTSTGAISDFDGNFTLTVEGFPVTLVVSSVGYDTQEVNVSSSQKVTIALKEGVALDEVLLIGSRNPSRTAVDTPVPVDVIDISELTSQGPQVNLNQILNFVAPSFTSNTQTISDGTDHIDPASLRGLGPDQVLVLINGKRRHNSSLVNVNGTFGRGSVGTDLNAIPSGAIQRLEVLRDGAAAQYGSDAIAGVINIVLNSNVNELTLNMTTGANFTKNANDQTGGVDGETVNISANYGIPLGEKGGFINFTGDFDFREDYGRMKEWEGNVFNLYNTVERFANNDGYNLSDLLDDDVADVIQYANAAGINLGGASTKADLQPILEADNTDAELAARGLVRSDFNMRVGQSEVRGGRFFANLSLPLDDNGTELYSFAGTSSRKGNSAGFYRLPNQSRTYTPAYINGFLPEINSTITDKSFAVGIKGKINDWNVDLSNTWGKNAFLYTIGNTFNASFQNASPVTFDAGGFNFMQNTVNLDINQFYDDIFSGLNVAFGAEYRLENYEIEAGEEASYSRYTAEGQVITLASQQASQDFFGNSRPGGSQVFPGFSPNNELSRGRSSIAGYFDLEADFSETFLASFATRFEDYSDFGSTINFKLATRVKASDNVNVRAALNTGFRAPSLHQLNFNSTSTIFDQNGNPVEVGTFANDSRVAKILGIPELKEETSQSISLGFTAKIPNANLTVTVDGYFVGIDDRVVYTGQFSGAAIAAELAQANASAASFFANAIDTESKGLDIVITHKANIGTNANLKSDLSGTFSKTKKVGPIKASQVLEDAGLVSTYFPEDSRVYLEEAVPRTKINLTNNFTTGKFNVFLRNVYFGEVTEATTNVDRQQVFGTKVVTDLSFGYKASESLTLTVGANNLLDIYPDRAAEVLSDGGTNRSSGRFDWSRRAQQFGIGGRFLFARLSFKLK from the coding sequence ATGAGCAAATTTTTACAATTCAAATTGTTTTTAACACTGTTATTTTTTATACCTGTAATGGCTTTTTCGCAACAGGTTTCAGGTACGGTAACAGATGGCGAAACAAATTTGCCTTTAGCAGGGGCAAACATTATTATTAAAGGAACTAGTACAGGGGCCATTTCTGATTTTGATGGAAACTTTACTTTAACGGTAGAAGGCTTCCCGGTAACTCTGGTTGTCTCTTCCGTAGGGTACGATACCCAAGAAGTTAATGTGTCTTCTTCTCAAAAGGTCACGATCGCTTTAAAGGAGGGTGTTGCTTTAGATGAGGTGCTTTTAATTGGATCGAGAAATCCAAGTAGAACTGCTGTTGATACACCTGTTCCGGTAGATGTTATTGATATTTCCGAATTAACATCTCAAGGTCCGCAAGTGAATTTAAATCAGATTTTAAATTTTGTGGCACCTTCATTCACGTCTAATACACAAACAATTTCTGATGGGACTGATCATATTGATCCAGCATCATTAAGAGGATTAGGGCCGGATCAAGTTCTTGTTTTAATTAACGGAAAACGAAGACATAATTCATCTTTGGTTAATGTTAATGGAACTTTTGGACGTGGTAGTGTAGGAACCGATTTAAATGCTATTCCATCTGGAGCCATTCAGCGATTAGAAGTTTTACGTGATGGTGCTGCAGCTCAATATGGATCAGATGCCATTGCCGGAGTTATTAATATTGTACTAAACAGTAATGTAAATGAGCTTACTTTAAATATGACTACAGGAGCCAATTTTACAAAGAATGCCAATGATCAAACAGGGGGTGTAGATGGAGAAACCGTTAATATTAGTGCTAATTATGGTATACCTTTAGGAGAAAAAGGTGGATTTATAAACTTTACGGGTGATTTTGATTTTAGAGAAGATTACGGTAGAATGAAGGAATGGGAAGGCAATGTTTTTAATCTTTATAATACTGTTGAAAGATTTGCTAATAATGATGGTTATAACTTATCAGATTTATTAGATGATGATGTGGCCGATGTTATACAATATGCTAATGCTGCTGGAATTAATTTGGGGGGAGCTAGTACTAAAGCAGATTTGCAACCTATTTTAGAAGCTGATAATACGGATGCAGAATTGGCTGCCAGAGGACTGGTTAGAAGTGATTTTAATATGCGTGTTGGGCAATCTGAAGTAAGAGGGGGACGCTTTTTTGCTAACTTATCGTTGCCATTAGATGATAATGGAACTGAACTATATTCATTTGCAGGAACAAGTTCCAGAAAAGGAAACTCTGCAGGCTTTTATAGATTGCCGAATCAAAGTAGAACATACACTCCAGCATACATCAACGGTTTTTTACCGGAAATAAATTCAACCATTACAGATAAATCTTTTGCTGTTGGAATTAAAGGTAAAATAAATGACTGGAATGTAGATTTAAGTAATACCTGGGGAAAGAATGCTTTTTTATATACTATTGGAAATACCTTTAATGCCTCTTTTCAGAATGCATCTCCAGTAACATTTGATGCAGGCGGGTTTAACTTTATGCAGAATACCGTTAACTTAGATATCAACCAGTTTTATGACGATATTTTTAGTGGACTTAATGTCGCTTTTGGAGCAGAATATAGATTGGAAAATTATGAAATAGAAGCAGGAGAAGAAGCCTCATACTCAAGATATACAGCAGAAGGCCAAGTGATTACCTTAGCATCTCAACAAGCATCACAGGACTTTTTTGGTAATTCCAGACCTGGTGGTTCTCAAGTATTTCCAGGGTTTAGTCCTAATAATGAATTATCTAGAGGACGTAGTAGCATTGCAGGATATTTTGATTTAGAAGCTGATTTTTCTGAAACTTTTTTAGCCAGTTTTGCTACCCGCTTTGAAGATTATTCAGATTTCGGATCAACTATTAACTTTAAGTTAGCAACTAGAGTAAAAGCCAGTGACAATGTTAATGTTAGAGCCGCATTAAATACTGGTTTTAGAGCGCCTTCTTTACATCAGTTAAACTTTAATTCTACGTCAACCATATTTGATCAAAATGGAAACCCAGTAGAAGTTGGAACATTTGCTAATGATAGTAGAGTTGCAAAAATATTAGGAATACCAGAATTAAAAGAAGAAACGTCTCAAAGTATAAGTTTAGGATTTACTGCCAAAATACCTAATGCGAATTTAACTGTAACGGTTGATGGTTATTTTGTAGGCATAGACGATCGTGTGGTTTATACAGGACAGTTTAGTGGTGCTGCCATTGCTGCAGAATTGGCACAGGCGAATGCCTCAGCAGCATCGTTCTTTGCCAATGCCATTGATACTGAGTCTAAAGGTTTAGATATTGTTATTACACACAAAGCCAATATAGGAACGAATGCAAATTTAAAATCTGATTTATCTGGAACGTTTTCAAAAACTAAAAAAGTAGGCCCTATAAAAGCCTCTCAGGTTTTAGAAGATGCAGGTTTGGTTAGTACTTACTTTCCAGAAGATAGTAGAGTTTATCTAGAAGAAGCAGTACCACGTACTAAAATAAACTTAACTAATAACTTTACTACAGGAAAGTTCAATGTGTTTTTAAGAAATGTGTATTTCGGAGAGGTAACTGAAGCCACAACCAATGTTGATAGGCAGCAAGTTTTTGGAACAAAAGTAGTTACTGACTTATCTTTTGGTTATAAAGCTTCAGAAAGTTTAACATTAACGGTAGGAGCGAATAACTTATTAGATATCTATCCAGATAGAGCTGCCGAAGTTTTATCTGATGGAGGCACTAACAGAAGCAGTGGTCGTTTTGATTGGTCTAGGCGTGCACAGCAATTTGGAATAGGCGGACGATTTCTTTTTGCCAGACTTAGCTTTAAGTTGAAATAA